One genomic window of Cannabis sativa cultivar Pink pepper isolate KNU-18-1 chromosome 2, ASM2916894v1, whole genome shotgun sequence includes the following:
- the LOC133034183 gene encoding uncharacterized protein LOC133034183, producing the protein MSKGTPHFIIRVSDHYTGRVTWRGGSYYYPKIKAKFEEFNLWDRPDEVHFYVGRKRCRFGRVEFGLVTGLNLLPGPTEEDIKQNGSSDRLIQEYFNGSALISFGELRKVFESCTEVDDVYKLGMALFVMGVLTGKEEKTAVPPFVIRMVDNLPFFYEYPWGNISYTKLMETCNKDYLDVKNKMLKKIEKGVTQKELTVYSVLCPRPNEIEFVSYITGGQPPLFVDLEELAEKLAYTLEERAEAARIFKDSTPPPPSPPRAPPVAPDGSGVDPSAASVPDGSGVDPLAASQGPPVPPSASIPSTSEARDPVYPAILARLETVERGQAALLRGQTAIMDQLKTIMTLLQDPGRPAADSQPQPQPQPQPQPEEEARTPEDDFILPNDYQPDDDDMFCTPEKTNITSIGDTQDSEVQVLETAPKVMENRRKRRRPRWFAEYTEMKKKARATSTLVNADPLRVVDRKLLKTFHNWVLGQIGNNYPRECFTGRYHSSWFLELHTPKFWLGNDHLDAAFHLMRRRQHFYPEAYPNRCVIMPCIFLAGVIARWEAAGDEQANYQWDESILDLIRGDESQFLASWKNKERIYMALHFDGAKHWVALEVDLDHWLLNIFDSSLGSISPNELNRHLAMWEKLLPNLLL; encoded by the exons ggAACTCCACATTTTATAATTCGAGTGTCGGACCACTACACAGGCCGTGTCACATGGCGCGGGGGTAGTTACTACTACCCGAAGATTAAGGCTAAATTTGAAGAATTCAACCTATGGGACAGA CCGGACGAGGTGCATTTCTATGTGGGAAGGAAGAGATGTAGATTTGGGAGGGTGGAGTTCGGCTTGGTCACCGGGTTAAACTTGTTGCCCGGCCCTACTGAGGAAGACATCAAACAAAATGGAAGCTCTGACCGGTTGATTCAGGAATATTTCAACGGTAGTGCTTTGATCAGCTTCGGCGAACTGCGCAAAGTTTTTGAGAGCTGCACAGAAGTTGATGATGTCTACAAGTTGGGGATGGCCTTGTTTGTTATGGGCGTCCTCACTGGTAAGGAGGAGAAGACTGCCGTTCCTCCTTTTGTGATAAGAATGGTTGATAACCTTCCATTCTTCTACGAGTACCCCTGGGGAAATATTTCTTACACCAAGCTGATGGAAACTTGTAACAAGGATTACTTGGATGTGAAGAATAAGATGTTGAAAAAGATTGAGAAGGGAGTAACTCAGAAGGAG TTGACAGTGTACTCCGTGTTATGTCCTCGGCCGAACGAGATTGAGTTTGTGAGTTACATAACCGGGGGTCAGCCTCCGTTATTTGTTGACTTGGAGGAACTT GCCGAAAAGCTTGCCTACACATTGGAAGAACGAGCGGAGGCAGCCCGAATATTTAAAGACTCTACACCACCTCCACCGTCTCCTCCACGTGCACCGCCTGTAGCTCCAGATGGGTCTGGTGTTGACCCATCTGCAGCTTCAGTTCCTGATGGGTCTGGTGTTGACCCACTTGCAGCGTCACAGGGTCCTCCTGTTCCCCCGTCAGCTTCTATTCCCAGCACCTCGGAGGCTCGCGATCCAGTATACCCTGCCATTTTGGCAAGGTTGGAGACTGTGGAGAGGGGGCAGGCCGCTCTGCTAAGAGGACAAACAGCGATTATGGATCAGTTGAAGACCATAATGACGCTCCTGCAAGATCCTGGAAGGCCGGCAGCAGATTCACAGCCACAGCCACAGCCACAGCCACAGCCACAACCGGAAGAGGAGGCTCGGACACCGGAAGATGACTTCATTCTCCCAAATGATTACCAACCGGATGATGATGACATGTTCTGTACACCTGAGAAGACGAATATCACCAGCATCGGGGATACTCAGGATTCTGAGGTGCAGGTGTTAGAGACAGCTCCAAAAGTCATGGAGAACCGGAGGAAGAGAAGGCGGCCTAGGTGGTTTGCTGAGTACactgaaatgaagaagaaggctAGGGCTACTTCGACACTCGTGaatgcggacccacttagagtggtTGATCGGAAGCTGCTCAAGACTTTTCACAATTGGGTACTCGGCCAGATTGGGAACAATTACCCGAGAGAGTGCTTCACCGGTCGATACCATTCGTCTTGGTTCCTCGAACTGCATACTCCGAAGTTTTGGCTTGGGAACGAT CATTTGGATGCGGCATTCCATTTGATGAGGAGGCGGCAACACTTTTATCCCGAGGCCTACCCAAATAGATGTGTCATAATGCCGTGTATTTTCCTAGCAGGAGTTATTGCTCGGTGGGAAGCTGCGGGTGATGAACAGGCTAACTATCAGTGGGACGAGAGCATATTAGATTTGATTCGAGGGGATGAAAGTCAATTCTTGGCCAGTTGGAAGAACAAGGAGAGAATCTATATGGCCCTCCACTTCGATGGAGCAAAGCATTGGGTGGCACTAGAGGTAGATCTGGATCATTGGTTGTTGAACATATTTGACTCCAGCCTCGGATCGATTTCCCCGAACGAATTGAACCGTCACCTGGCAATGTGGGAAAAATTACTTCCAAATTTGCTGCTGTAG